A window of Gimesia sp. genomic DNA:
AACGAACGACCATTCTCGATTTTCAAGTTTCGCTCGATGCGTGCCGGCTCCGATAAGACGGGAGCCCAGTTCACCTCTGCCAACGATGCCCGCGTGACGGGGATCGGTAAGTTGATTCGCAAGACCAGCCTCGACGAACTGCCTCAATTAATCAATATCTTTCGCGGGGAGATGAGCCTCATCGGACCGCGTCCTTATATCGGATTTGAACTGGAAAACGCCACACCTGATGAACGCCGCAAACGGGCCAGTGTCCGTCCCGGCGTCTCAGGGCTGGCGCAGGTCTCCGGACGCAGCAGCCTGTCTCAACAGGCGGTCATCGATTATGACCTGCAATACGTGGGGCAATGCAGTCTCAAGTATGATATTCAGATCCTGATACAGACGATTCGCAAAGTGATTCGCTGTGAAGGAACTAACTGAGACTCGTAAAACGTTGATTAATGAGCAGAGCAGGATGCCGGGAGGAGGTTGTCTGCTGTTCAGGCGTGAAAAATTAGTATCGCACGGAATTTACATTCCTGCTATTGATAAACCTGAACTGCTGCAGACTATTGCCTCTCTGGACTCCTGGTGTGATTGTTCCTGATACGATAATAATAGAAGCAGTCTGACGGAATCTGAATTTATGCATATTTTTGAGGGTCTTCCAAGCCAGTTAGACTCCGGTCCGGTGATGCAGCTGAAACGCTCAACGTTCCAGGAGCTTTCATTTCGCACCGGGCTCTGGTTCGCGCTGGGCGTCGGCTTTGCGATTCCGATCTCCACCAGTCTGACCTCAGCGTTC
This region includes:
- a CDS encoding sugar transferase, whose protein sequence is MDEQRLSQSTSHSAARQSGGPHFDPRNMPAEPTVVSHEARTGYFWKRPADFMLSGLALVALAPLFLVISLLIKLTSPGPVFFRQQRLGLNERPFSIFKFRSMRAGSDKTGAQFTSANDARVTGIGKLIRKTSLDELPQLINIFRGEMSLIGPRPYIGFELENATPDERRKRASVRPGVSGLAQVSGRSSLSQQAVIDYDLQYVGQCSLKYDIQILIQTIRKVIRCEGTN